From Scatophagus argus isolate fScaArg1 chromosome 2, fScaArg1.pri, whole genome shotgun sequence:
TCACAAAAAGTACAACAGAAAATGGTTGGAAAATGTTTTACGAGACTCTGGAGGAAGGTCTctaaagtaaagaaaataaacatgatgaTGCCATCAAAATAATCTTCATGAGATCATTGGGAATATTGTGGCTTTAAATTTGCAACAGCAAGCAGCAGTTTGATGAAGACTAATGAAATTATGAAGTTGTGGTACAGAAAATGTAGGCGtcagtgtttttggagcttgaccCATACTTGTGACTGAAAGTCAGGACACACTGACCTCTGCTTATGTGATTTTGACCCCTCTTTCATATGTCTCTCAAAAGTCCCCCAACTTCATGGAAATGCAAATTGCTGCAGTGCCCcgtcaaaacaaaataatcttttaCTGTGAAcaatgtctgtgtgcatgtcctACATGACCTCAAACAAGGGTCCTCATAGGAGTCAGAATACTTACAAGTTGGGTTTTTGGCCTTCCACTATGTCCTCCTTAGGGATGGGATAGAGAGCCTCATATGTACGCTTCTCTCCTGAGCCATGAATTGCATAGGAGTTCATCTTATTGATATTGGGAGGGAAGTAAGACCAGGGCAGGAGAGCCTCACCCATCCACCTGTCCCCTGTGATTGTGGCATTAAACACCATGGGGAGTTGTTGCTGGAGAAAgaattcaaagacaaaaatgagagATACATAAACAGCTATCTCAAAGTACAGCTGCCCCCTTCAATAACTTATTTGATATCTGCTTACCAGGAATGCTTGGCCAACTCCTGACAGCAGTAATATGAGGTGTTGCCCATGCCTAACACGAAAACACAGTACGTATGTTTGCATTAAGACTGTCTATGAACATATGTTCACAGAAATGGATGTTCAAACAGCTTAGCTTTGTACTTACGGACAAACCTCCACTTCGAGGTAATTTTCTGTAGTACTGTCAAGGAAGAAAGACTCCACAActgaggagaagaagcagaaacataACTGAATCCTCCATTATTAAACTACTTAAAAAGATGTTATTAGCCTCAACAGTGCctataaaaaaaagacaatgactaccaataattatataattttagtcatttattttaagaaaagtttaataatataatgtacAACTGACAGATGCATAAACTTTCACATAAGATATGAAGATCAGCACCCCAGCTAACCGAGCACCATACTCATTATCTACGTTAGATAATAATGGGGTTGGTTTCCAATCTAATAAGTAACATTAATGAGGCCAAATATGTGGGCCTCATTAAATGGAAATCGAACCTACTTAAGGTCAATTAGATAGCATTGTTATTACTCAACCTCATCACTGGGCTTAATTGCTATGTCAccataataatgataatgcaATTACTGTTATGACCTCATAAACACAGCTAGTCCCTCATCTCTCCAACTTCA
This genomic window contains:
- the c2h4orf33 gene encoding UPF0462 protein C4orf33 homolog isoform X2 encodes the protein MQFLIQHTWDSDPVNHDPIRIVFSPGQGGLKIEVFGPFFNDPAAPAGPASQPFPGLWDYEVVESFFLDSTTENYLEVEVCPHGQHLILLLSGVGQAFLQQLPMVFNATITGDRWMGEALLPWSYFPPNINKMNSYAIHGSGEKRTYEALYPIPKEDIVEGQKPNFHRLEYFQNFRLQSIMGEDWVQPPSDLWIGKP